The genomic region GTTCTGCTTGCGGACCGGTTCAGTTAAGTGAAAGttaagcaacagcaaaacacagCGATGATCCTGACACCCGGAGAGGGTTCCTGGTGTCGGTGCCATTGCCGGTATGCGTGTATGCCGGTGCCTAGACCAACCTCCGTGCGTCTGTGTCATCACGCCCTTTTTACACGCCGCAGCCACCGTCGATTTGGACGCGTCGTCTGCTTTCGACGCTGTGTCGCCGCCAGGCACGGACTTTGACCTCTCGTCTCTTCGGAGCGCGTCCGGGGCGTCGAACATTACGTCAACcaacaccagacacacacacacacgcactcgGTTACTACGCTCTTCTTGCCAGGAGTGCCTGGATACAGCGCGGCCCTGCGTGAAGCGATAAGCGGcgatcagcagcggcagttCATCGGTCACGGTCTGGGGGGGAGCTGCTCGATATCCAAATTTGGATTTGATGGATTCCACACTTGGAGTTTGCACTCCGCTCGGTGGACTGTGAAAGGGGTTGGGAGGTGAGAGCTGGAGTTACTGGAGAGGTTGGGGTATTAACCCGAAAGTAGGTCAAACGATGCAATTCCGATGCAGCTGCACCGCGCTGGGACGCTGTGTCTAGACGAATGCGTTTACTGCTCTGCTTTCCTCGTCTGGATCTTTGCATGAAACTGCTGGTGTACCGAGACGGAGACACGCCGggaacaccaacaaccaaaagACAACACGGAAGTCGGCAAGGTTTatagtaaaaaaacaaatcggaATCAAAATTCTTCACTTTATTAACTCGCAAGTTGTTCAGAAGTAGAAGCCGAAGAACCACTTACACGGTATTGCTGTAGATTAGCAACaaaaatttaagaaaaataaaaccgcAGCACAACCGATGCTAGCGATAAAGCAAACGCCCAACATTACACGCTACATTGAAACACTAATCAATACAATGGCTTGATATACTGGCAGTCGGCTCGGGTTCTACTCGGCAGGCAGCCTAGCAGTGCCATCCCATTTTCATTGTGTGTTGTGAAATTTCAACCGATTGTTTATAAAACGACACGGAGGAACAATAAGTGCTCTGGACTGAATTCTAGAATGTGATCGTTTTTTTCTAGTTAGCAAAGATTGCTTAGACCAAattgtaccttttttttaagattCCTATTTTTATGTCGTCCTCAGCGGAAGAATATTGGACGGTATGGCAGACGCGTGCGTACAGGCAGTCCAttattctttaaaaataaaatgcatcaACAATATTGCGGTATGTATAGGCCGTTCGAGGGCTGGTAGCGAATGTAGTACTTTTGCTTTTAGCACGCTTGCTGGGGACAGATGACCGATGATTCGGGAAGGTGATGGAAGAAAGGTGAAGGATTGTCTCTTGGCGGGATGGGTATGGTGGGCTCATTCGATCTCCACCGAAGGCACCTGCGGTAGCAAACGCTACCCTTAtgcaccgtgtccaatatattctcatacaatTTTCTGCTGGACGATTTTGGTATTCTTACAGCAACTAGTTCAAGTATCAAGTATGGTTCCAAGTTCCTGCCAATTTGTAGTGTTTACTTAATATTTAGCTTTTAGTAACGGTAGTTTGCTAAttacgtgtctgtgtgcctctTCTTCTATCGCGGCGCGCTGGACGAGAACTTTGTGTTCTCAGATGGAAAGTTATTTGTTCTAGAGTAAAGCAATGCAGCTAGTGTAATGGTTTTTGCAGGGTATTTGCTAGTGCGGTCACTTGTAGCcgctgcgaagaaggagctgaaggccaTCCATAAAGTCGAATTTTTCAAGTATTTCCAAAGCTGGAAAATCCGGTGGCTCATGTGCATTACATCGAGGAGGGATTACTTTTAAGGGGTCGAGATTTGTTTTtaggaataaaacaggaaataaaaaaaaatcgaaattcattttactttTGCGACACAGTAGTGTATGAGCCTTTTGTTTAAAGTTCGTAAACTCCCCGTAAAGTTGGGAGCCATGTAATTCAACAGCATATTCCGATAACTACAAGattagtaataaaaaaaacgctctgAAAAAAGGCTGTACCGCCAACAAAATAAAAGCGATTGAagttgtatgagaatatattggactcAGTGTAGACCCACGTATAGGGCCATGGAGGTTCGATTTATGTGTTCCAAAAATAGACATTCGTGTTTGTTTGgaagatctctctctctctctctctctctctctctctctctctctttctctctgtctctctatcgcttAACAATACGGCCACGGTCTAGTGACGTTAGTAGGGTAGGGGTAAAACGGAACCATCGGTtctacatacacacacacgcacacacacatacacacactcgcacactaAATACAATGAATGGATAATAATTAAGTAAATTCTGGAAAACGTAAAACGaatacacaaaaacacgcgTTCGGTAGTACGCGCGTCGGGCACATAGAAATTCGAGCCTCGAGATAAGACATCGTGGACGAGCATCATCAGCCACGTTAGGATCGCTTTAGATGCCACGGTAGGatcgctgcgccaggagcgcACTGAAGAGGTAGAGCGAGGACACGATGAGACCGAGAATCTAAATGGAGTAAAAGGGAGGAAAGTGAGCGGCGACCAAACAGACCGAATGCATTCCGCGAACGTACCGAGGCGGCCATGTAGGCGTCCTTGAGCGTGGTCCAGTACCGGCCGTTGGAGACGTCCACCAGCAGGATGATGGAGGCGATGAGGTAGAGCAGGAAAGCGATCGTGTGGTAGATCAGCTCGTAGATCGTCTTCGAGATGATGCCACCGGTGCTGAGCGAGACGAGACAGGAGGCGAGCAGACAGAACGTACCGATCAGGAAGGCAACCGCCATCAGCAGAAAGAAGAACTCGGGGCTCGTCGGCAGGCTCGAGACCGGGTAGCGCCGGATGTAGTAAGCCACCAGCCCAACATTCACCGCACCGATGATCTGCAGTGGGAGAGCGAGTGATAAAAgcgcacaagaagaagaagttggagtggggagggaaagggaCTACATACCAGTTGGGCCAGCTTCAGCAGACCGGGCGTTGTGCGTAGGTAACCGGTGTTGAGCACCACAtgggaggtgctggtggtggtggtggtggttcgcgttATCACGACCGAGTGCGACATTTTGCTCTCTGTTGTTGGCCGCTAGAGGGAGCGAGGATCACGAGGGCGCGAGCTTTATGCTTTATggcttttatgctgcacggaagatgaaaacaatagaaaaacGATCAgacattttttttgcgagcAAATTTGGCCTCAACATTCGAGCCCGcgtgaaaaatcaaattcaacgGAAAAGTTAATGGGTGGGAGTACACTATTGGAGAAGTGTTTTCTGAAAGAATAGTACAAGTTGACAATTTTTTGGCTTCACGAGGGCTTGCGTTCGAGGTGATTGTGAGATCCTAGGTTCTCCGAACAAAGGTAATTATTTAGGTTGTATGGAGCTTCTTAGCaagtttaaaattaatttattaattaaaattaattaaggAAAAAATTAATTAAGGAAAAAATTAAAGACTAGAATTTACCATTTTGATAGAATTTTGGAGCTGTATATTAGGTAGAATGGATAAAACTAACAACTATCTTCAGAAAGAAAATATGACTCCTAACGTCCTAGCGGAAATGTATCACGAAGAGTTAAATAAGAAAGAATTAGAAGCAGAATGTCTTCATTTGGCAGAATATCTAAAACGGTATCAATTAAAAAGTGAAGCACCCCACACTATATTACAAATTTATCACATTATGAATGCAAACCGATTCGAAGACACTTTTCCCAAGGTAGAGATAGCTCTACGAGTTTTCCTAAGTTTGATGGTAACTAACTGGAGCGGAGAACGatctttttcaaaattaaaacgaattaaaaatgaattaatgcATGATGATGTAATGCAGCAAGAGCATTTGAATTCCTTATCGTTGATGTCAATTGAATCTGAGGTACTAGCGGTAATAGATTTTGAAGAAGTAATAAATGAATTTGCGCAACTTAAATCTAGGAGGCAGCCTCTTCAACCGCGACGATTATTTAAGAAGTGGTTCATAAATTACTTTCTAAAATATCGTTTAACTGAATATCTATCGTCTTGAGAGGGGTATTGCTAAATAACTGTCGAAAGTAAAGTTATGTCACTACAATGTTTATTCATCTTGTACGACACAATTATGAATCAATAAAATTTCATTCGTGCATCCATGCAaaaatttgatttgttgttaTTGTAGGGGTCCCGATTACTTCTCCCCTATGTTCGCAAAAAAGGAGATGAAAGGGCG from Anopheles aquasalis chromosome Y, idAnoAquaMG_Q_19, whole genome shotgun sequence harbors:
- the LOC126579818 gene encoding uncharacterized protein LOC126579818; amino-acid sequence: MSHSVVITRTTTTTTSTSHVVLNTGYLRTTPGLLKLAQLIIGAVNVGLVAYYIRRYPVSSLPTSPEFFFLLMAVAFLIGTFCLLASCLVSLSTGGIISKTIYELIYHTIAFLLYLIASIILLVDVSNGRYWTTLKDAYMAASILGLIVSSLYLFSALLAQRSYRGI